CGCGGACAAAAACGATGAGGCAGGCGAGGATGGGTACGGCGAGGACGAGACCGAGGGCGCCGAGTGCCATGGTGATGAGGAGCTGGAAGATCATGAGGTAGCCGGCGGGAATATTGAGCTGCGCTTTGACGACCTGCGGCGTGATGATGTTGCTTTCGGTAAACTGGATGGCGAGATAGACCGGAATGTAGAGCAGCAGTTTTGCGGGGTCGGAATAGGCCAGGGTGAAAATAGTGATCGGAAGGATCGGCAGTACGGCGCCGATGTTTGGGATAAAGGTGGCGAAGCCGGCGAAGAGGGCAACGACCATGGCGTTGGGCATGCGCAGGATCAGGCCGAGGATGATATAGACCAGTAAGACGATCACGGTGACGGAGAAGAGCTGGGCGTTGAGCCATTTGGTGAGGGTGGTGCCCAGAATGCGGATAATGTCTTTGGCGCGGGGATGCTGTCGGGCGGGAATGAGGTAGAGCAGGGCTTTGATGTAACTCTGCGGTTCGAGCAGAAAGAATACGGCGATAAACAGCACAAGGCCGAGATTGACGAGAATCCCGGCAACGATCCCGATGCCGCCGAGCAGATCCGGCGCAATCGCCATGCCTGATTTTACGAGCCAGTTGAACATTTCGTGAATGGAGTCGGCATCGATCGGTGCATGGGTATCGGCTGCGGGAATTTCCGGAAGGAAGGTCTGTACGGCCGGGGTGTTGGTCCAGAAATTTTCATACGCTGTTTTGGCACTTTCGGCGGCGGCGGGAAGATCCTGCACAATGTCGGCGACGCCTTTTCCAAGGGTTGGAATAATCCAGAGCGACAGCAGGGTGATGGCGGTGAAGCTGAACGCGACCGAAAGCGTCAGCGCCAGGCCGCGTTTTATCCCTTTTTTCTGCAGGAGCTGCATCGGCTGGGCCATGGCGATGGCAATGACAACGGAGGCGAAGGCCAGAACGAGAATATTGCGGGTGGACCACAGTGTAAAAAGCAGAACCGCCAGCAACAGCGTAACCGTAACCCGTTTGATATACTCTCCCGTTCCCATTCTTCTCCCTTTCGTCAACCGGTGTGAATGGTTGAACTTTAATGGATAACCGGCTTCCCGACAATTTCTCCGGGAACTTTTCTGAAACCTTTGCAACGATGAATCCGGCGAGCGGCGTATCCATGCTGTCTGTACTGTTGCGGAATTCGGGATGCTGCTGAGTCTTGAATAGATTTCCGGCCGGGCGGCAGCCCGGCCGGATGCTGGGATTACAGGGTGTTTCGGATGGCCTGTGCGGCATTCACCATATTTTTCAGCGCCTGCCGGGTTTCGGTCCATCCCCGGGTTTTCAGTCCGCAGTCGGGATTGATCCAAAGCTGTTCTTTGGGAATAACCTTCAGGGCCTTTTGGATCAGCCCGCAGATTTCTGCCACGGTCGGCACCCGCGGGGAATGGATGTCCCAGACGCCGGGGCCGATGTCGTTCGGATAGTCAAACTGCTCAAAAGCCTGCAGCAGCTCCATATCGCTTCGACTGGCTTCAATGCTGATGACATCGGCGTCCATTTCCGCAATCGCATGCAGGATGGCGTTGAATTCGCTGTAGCACATGTGGGTGTGAATCTGCGTTTTGTCGCTTACGCCGGAGGTGGCCAGACGGAAACTTTCAATGGCCCAGTTCAGATAGTCGGCCTGTTCGTCTTTCCGGATAGGAAGTCCTTCGCGGAGGGCGGCTTCATCAATCTGAATGATGCCGATGCCGGCTTTTTCCAGGTCCTGCACTTCGTCGCGGATGGCCAGCGCAATTTGACGGCAGACCGTTTTTCGGGGCAGATCATCGCGGACAAAGCTCCAGCACAGAATGGTCACCGGTCCGGTGAGCATGCCTTTCATGGGTTTGTCGGTCTGGCTCTGAGCATAGGTGATCCAGTCTACGGTCATGGGACCGGACCGCGAAATGTCGCCGTAGATGATGGGCGGTTTAACGCAACGGCTGCCGTAGCTTTGCACCCAGCCGTATTGTGAAAAGCAGAAGCCGTTGAGCTGCTGGCCGAAATATTCCACCATGTCGTTCCGCTCCGGTTCACCATGAACCAGCACATCGAGTCCAGCCTGTTCCTGCTCCTGTATAACGGAATGAATTTCCTGCTGCATGGCGCGGGTATAGGTTTTTTCATCGCACAGCCCCTCGCGGAAGGCTTTCCGGATTTTACGGATTTCCCGGGTCTGGGGGAAAGAACCGATCGTTGTGGTTGGAAGCGGCGGGAGGTTCAGCTGCTGTTGCTGGCATTTTTTGCGCTCGGCAAAGGGCCGGTTTCGCCGGCACATTCCGGCATCCGCCTGTTCCGTACGGTTCCGCACGGCCGGGTCCACAGCCAGCAGACTTGTTCTCCGGTTTTTAATGGAGGCGACATTTTCAGCCAGCCGCTGTTCCTCATGGAAGCCCTGTGCGATTTGGGCAATGGTTTTCACTTCGGTACATTTTTCCACGGCGAACGCCATCCAGTCTTTCAGTTCCGGGGGCAGGGCGTTTTCCGCTTCGAGCGATACCGGGGCGTGGAGCAACGAGCAGGAAGTGCCGATCCAGAGCTGGTCTGTTTCTCTTTTCTGTTTGGCTTTTTCGACGGTTTTCAGCAGCGTGGAAAAATCCGATTTCCAGATATTCCGGCCGTCAATCAGGCCGAGAGAAAGCATTTTATGACGCGGCCATTTTTCGAGTACTGCGTCCAGTTGTTCCGGTGCGCGTACCAGATCAATATGGAGGATATCCACCGGCAGCCGTGCGGTTAGTTCGAGGTTTTCTTTCAATCCGCCGAAATAGGTGCCGAGGAGCAGCCTGCTGTGTTTCGCCCGGTCTCGCAGTTGCGCATAAACCTGTTCCGCCCGGTCCCGGATTTCGTCCGGAAGATCGGTGCAGAAAATCGGTTCATCCAGTTGAATACAATCGGCGTGCTCGGAGAGTTCTTCCAGCAGCTCGCCGTAAACTTCAACGATGGACTCCAGAACATCCCATTTGTTGACGCCCTTCTGCGCTTTAGCCAGCGCCAGATAGGTCAGTGGCCCAACCATGGTCGGTTTGGGGTTGAAACCGGCCTGCAGTGCGTCCGTTGTTTCTTGCAGCAGGATGTCAGACGAATAATGAAACGTCATGTCCGGTTCAATTTCAGGGACGATATAATGATAATTGGTATCAAACCATTTGGTCATCTCCATGGCCGCAATGCCGGCTTCGGCATTGCCGCGGGCCATATCGAAATAGGTGTTCAGCGTGAATTTTCCGGAGCTTCGAAACCGAGCGGGTACGGCACCGAGGACGACGCTCATGTCCAGCACGTGGTCATAAAGCGAAAAATCGCCGACGCTGACATAATCCAGACCGGCCTTTTTCTGCAGGGTCCAGTTCCGGAGCCTGATGGCTGCGGCCTGCTGCTGCAGTTCGGTTTCTGTGCAGGTTTTCCGCCAGTAGGCTTCGAGGGCGAATTTGAGTTCTCTTTGGCTTCCAATTCGCGGAAAGCCGAGGATATGACTTTTCATGTTTTCTCCTGTTGATGTTCCGGAAGGGTTCATTCCCGTCCGGGTTGGTCGAACAATGGTCGTCTTCTGGCTTCCGGCTTCTCTCCGACTCCCTTCCGGGCGATGCCCGTGGATGTGTGTCGGTGATCCGGTTACAGCGGCGCGTCCGCGACGGATTTTCACCGTCTTCCGTTACCAATATTCGTATATCCGGATAAACAGATATAATGAATGGCTGTAAATTTCAACCGTGAACATGCTGTTATTATTTGGACGGTGGCCCAGGTTTTTCACACCGGGAAGGTCGGAAAATACAAAAACCTAATTAAGTATTGATAGACGCATTTGCGT
This region of Pontiella agarivorans genomic DNA includes:
- a CDS encoding AI-2E family transporter — translated: MGTGEYIKRVTVTLLLAVLLFTLWSTRNILVLAFASVVIAIAMAQPMQLLQKKGIKRGLALTLSVAFSFTAITLLSLWIIPTLGKGVADIVQDLPAAAESAKTAYENFWTNTPAVQTFLPEIPAADTHAPIDADSIHEMFNWLVKSGMAIAPDLLGGIGIVAGILVNLGLVLFIAVFFLLEPQSYIKALLYLIPARQHPRAKDIIRILGTTLTKWLNAQLFSVTVIVLLVYIILGLILRMPNAMVVALFAGFATFIPNIGAVLPILPITIFTLAYSDPAKLLLYIPVYLAIQFTESNIITPQVVKAQLNIPAGYLMIFQLLITMALGALGLVLAVPILACLIVFVREIYAYDILKLRNVNVHLDDR
- the metE gene encoding 5-methyltetrahydropteroyltriglutamate--homocysteine S-methyltransferase, with protein sequence MKSHILGFPRIGSQRELKFALEAYWRKTCTETELQQQAAAIRLRNWTLQKKAGLDYVSVGDFSLYDHVLDMSVVLGAVPARFRSSGKFTLNTYFDMARGNAEAGIAAMEMTKWFDTNYHYIVPEIEPDMTFHYSSDILLQETTDALQAGFNPKPTMVGPLTYLALAKAQKGVNKWDVLESIVEVYGELLEELSEHADCIQLDEPIFCTDLPDEIRDRAEQVYAQLRDRAKHSRLLLGTYFGGLKENLELTARLPVDILHIDLVRAPEQLDAVLEKWPRHKMLSLGLIDGRNIWKSDFSTLLKTVEKAKQKRETDQLWIGTSCSLLHAPVSLEAENALPPELKDWMAFAVEKCTEVKTIAQIAQGFHEEQRLAENVASIKNRRTSLLAVDPAVRNRTEQADAGMCRRNRPFAERKKCQQQQLNLPPLPTTTIGSFPQTREIRKIRKAFREGLCDEKTYTRAMQQEIHSVIQEQEQAGLDVLVHGEPERNDMVEYFGQQLNGFCFSQYGWVQSYGSRCVKPPIIYGDISRSGPMTVDWITYAQSQTDKPMKGMLTGPVTILCWSFVRDDLPRKTVCRQIALAIRDEVQDLEKAGIGIIQIDEAALREGLPIRKDEQADYLNWAIESFRLATSGVSDKTQIHTHMCYSEFNAILHAIAEMDADVISIEASRSDMELLQAFEQFDYPNDIGPGVWDIHSPRVPTVAEICGLIQKALKVIPKEQLWINPDCGLKTRGWTETRQALKNMVNAAQAIRNTL